In Spirochaeta thermophila DSM 6578, the following proteins share a genomic window:
- a CDS encoding response regulator: MKKILVIDESSHLREYLTQKLPEYGFEVISSPNALDGLVKMRNEVPDLVILDSFLSRGSVEEVLDEKSSHPNTKGIPLILTAGAMDKQTLLRLAQKGIRKILTKPLKIDVLLKGISELLGVPVTLDDTPCIIEAHVNEEIVFIEVAQGLNKEKIELLRYKLAELMELYKLKVPRVLVIMSSLEITKDDSLKLAALFHIVLEETKTRPRFVKVLTTSEFVREYLAHHDDFQKIEVADSLEKVMDALLGEKAEVGGQPAEHILSSQRPDTAREEKFHLRFDAEKVEERSARPSSGALLGALPRGALFCVVDDDLVIQELVKKAFSDVGITVKAYNNGREFVMDEEGVSRCTLLFLDLLMPQMDGFATMQALKSMGASFPIIVLSALSKRETVLKAVEYGVKSYVVKPLKPELLRRKAVEVLISL; this comes from the coding sequence ATGAAAAAGATCCTCGTCATCGATGAATCCTCGCATCTGAGGGAATACCTCACACAGAAGCTCCCGGAATACGGATTCGAGGTGATCTCGAGTCCCAATGCCCTCGACGGACTGGTGAAGATGCGTAACGAGGTCCCCGATCTCGTGATCCTGGACTCCTTTCTCTCGAGAGGAAGCGTGGAGGAGGTGCTCGACGAGAAGTCGAGTCACCCCAACACGAAGGGGATCCCCCTCATCCTCACCGCCGGCGCGATGGACAAACAGACCCTCCTCAGACTCGCCCAGAAGGGGATTCGGAAGATCCTCACCAAGCCCCTCAAGATCGATGTACTCCTCAAAGGGATCTCTGAACTGCTGGGTGTCCCCGTCACGCTCGATGATACGCCGTGCATCATCGAGGCCCATGTGAACGAGGAGATCGTCTTCATAGAAGTAGCGCAGGGCCTCAACAAGGAGAAGATCGAGCTCCTCCGCTACAAGCTCGCGGAGCTCATGGAACTCTACAAGCTCAAGGTCCCGCGGGTGCTGGTGATCATGAGCAGCCTCGAGATCACCAAGGACGATTCCCTCAAGCTCGCCGCCCTCTTCCACATCGTGCTCGAGGAGACGAAGACGCGACCCCGTTTCGTCAAGGTGCTCACCACCAGCGAGTTCGTGAGGGAGTACCTCGCCCACCACGACGACTTCCAGAAGATAGAGGTGGCCGATTCCCTCGAGAAGGTGATGGACGCCCTCCTGGGAGAGAAGGCCGAAGTGGGAGGGCAGCCCGCGGAACACATCCTCTCCTCCCAGAGGCCCGACACGGCGCGGGAGGAGAAATTCCATCTGCGGTTCGATGCGGAGAAGGTGGAAGAGAGATCGGCACGACCCTCCTCCGGCGCCCTCCTTGGGGCCCTTCCCCGCGGTGCACTCTTCTGTGTGGTCGACGACGATCTCGTGATCCAGGAGCTGGTGAAGAAGGCCTTCTCCGATGTGGGGATCACGGTGAAGGCCTACAACAATGGACGTGAATTCGTCATGGACGAGGAGGGCGTTTCCCGGTGCACGCTCCTCTTCCTCGACCTCCTCATGCCCCAGATGGATGGATTCGCCACCATGCAGGCCCTCAAGTCCATGGGTGCCTCGTTTCCCATCATCGTGCTCTCCGCCCTCTCAAAGCGCGAGACCGTCCTCAAAGCGGTAGAATACGGGGTGAAGAGCTATGTCGTGAAACCCCTCAAGCCGGAGCTCCTCCGCAGAAAGGCGGTGGAGGTCCTCATCTCACTCTAG
- a CDS encoding response regulator, giving the protein MSSFSSPMLLEVLEHVPVGMILLSPEGDILAANGRFLDMVDWSEEELDGVRFPQIIYSSDEPVVSSFIDRLARGEAHQAGLLVRAARKDGSIAWWRLWGFSRGAEVLLGVFDITDQKVTEEHLRKEREEAIRSVQSKSRFLANMSHEIRTPLHTILGMTELLEDTRLDEEQRDYVQQIRFSGEALLALINDILDYSKIEAGKLPMEIIDFDLYEVVEQAVGMVSLQAHKKHLEVVVDIGEEVPRRVKGDPLRIRQILVNLANNAVKFTEKGHVFCRVQLVQQRKGVAWVAFTVEDTGIGIPENKKHRLFRVFSQIDESTTRRFGGTGLGLAISKSLVEMMKGEIGVRSREGEGSSFWFLLPLPIVESYEPPVSLGEVGSLLLVEDYPLTRRVLHRYLQRYFPHIDDASTGAEALRKMRERAERGEIYDLVLVDLTLPGMDGWQFASEVNADRSINDTRMVLMSPMGEGAEAKMKLLKWFDAYLAKPVRKDDLYRTVARVVNEEMELEGVEAEGPEGGEERPADAGNYLILVAEDHIVNQELFFTILSRLGYRVELAGNGKEAVEKGLALKPDLIFMDVQMPEMNGYDAARVLREHGYEGPVIAVTASAFREDRERALAAGMSDFLPKPFKKKDLLPVLQKWLSDTKRDGPAPESASTETVPVEKVGEEDLFDLTGAREAFMDDMDVLSNVIDRFFERLPQQFGRIEEALSRQDAETVRTEAHGIKGGSWNLSMKLLGDLAAEMETAAKEGDISRCKQLFPRLKQGFVRTKEYVERSLSPQHS; this is encoded by the coding sequence ATGTCCAGCTTTTCTTCGCCCATGCTCCTCGAGGTTCTGGAACACGTGCCGGTGGGGATGATCCTGCTCTCCCCCGAGGGGGACATCCTGGCTGCGAACGGCCGATTCCTCGATATGGTGGACTGGAGCGAGGAGGAGCTGGACGGGGTGAGGTTCCCCCAGATCATCTATTCATCGGACGAACCTGTGGTGAGTTCGTTCATCGATCGCCTCGCCCGCGGAGAGGCGCATCAGGCCGGCCTCCTGGTACGGGCGGCCCGTAAGGATGGGAGCATTGCCTGGTGGCGACTCTGGGGATTCTCGAGGGGAGCAGAGGTCCTCCTCGGGGTCTTCGACATCACGGATCAGAAGGTCACCGAGGAACACCTTCGGAAGGAGCGGGAGGAGGCGATAAGGTCGGTGCAGTCCAAGTCCCGGTTCCTCGCCAACATGAGTCACGAGATACGCACCCCGCTTCACACGATCCTCGGTATGACGGAACTGCTCGAAGACACACGTCTCGACGAGGAGCAGCGGGACTACGTGCAGCAGATCAGGTTCTCGGGAGAGGCCCTTCTCGCCCTCATCAACGATATCCTGGATTACTCGAAGATAGAGGCCGGAAAGCTCCCCATGGAGATCATCGACTTCGACCTCTACGAGGTGGTGGAGCAGGCCGTGGGTATGGTCTCACTCCAGGCGCACAAGAAACACCTCGAAGTGGTGGTGGATATCGGTGAGGAGGTGCCCCGCAGGGTGAAAGGCGATCCCCTCCGCATACGCCAGATCCTGGTCAATCTGGCCAACAATGCGGTGAAGTTCACGGAGAAGGGGCATGTCTTCTGCCGTGTACAGCTCGTGCAGCAGAGGAAGGGAGTGGCGTGGGTGGCGTTCACGGTGGAGGATACCGGTATAGGCATACCCGAGAACAAGAAGCATAGACTCTTCCGGGTCTTCAGCCAGATCGACGAATCCACCACCAGGCGTTTCGGCGGTACGGGGCTCGGACTCGCGATTTCGAAGAGTCTCGTGGAGATGATGAAGGGTGAGATAGGGGTGAGAAGCAGGGAAGGGGAGGGGAGCTCTTTCTGGTTCCTGCTCCCCCTGCCGATCGTGGAATCCTACGAACCACCCGTATCGCTTGGAGAGGTGGGAAGCCTCCTCCTCGTGGAGGACTACCCCCTCACCAGGAGGGTGCTCCACCGATACTTACAGCGTTATTTCCCCCATATCGACGATGCCTCCACAGGAGCGGAGGCGCTCAGGAAGATGAGAGAACGGGCCGAACGAGGGGAGATATACGACCTCGTGCTGGTCGATCTCACCCTTCCCGGCATGGACGGATGGCAGTTCGCGAGCGAGGTGAACGCCGACAGGAGCATCAACGACACGCGGATGGTCCTCATGAGCCCCATGGGGGAGGGTGCAGAGGCGAAGATGAAGCTCCTCAAGTGGTTCGACGCCTACCTCGCCAAGCCGGTGAGGAAAGACGACCTCTATCGAACCGTCGCCAGGGTGGTGAACGAGGAGATGGAACTCGAAGGGGTGGAAGCGGAAGGGCCTGAAGGAGGAGAGGAAAGGCCCGCGGATGCAGGTAACTATCTCATCCTCGTGGCGGAGGATCACATAGTGAACCAGGAGCTCTTTTTCACCATCCTCTCTCGACTCGGTTACAGGGTCGAGCTTGCGGGCAACGGGAAAGAGGCGGTGGAGAAGGGGCTCGCGCTCAAACCCGACCTCATCTTCATGGACGTACAGATGCCCGAGATGAACGGCTACGACGCCGCCCGGGTCCTGAGGGAGCACGGATATGAGGGGCCGGTGATCGCGGTGACGGCGAGCGCCTTCAGGGAGGACAGGGAACGGGCCCTCGCGGCCGGTATGAGCGATTTCCTTCCCAAACCATTCAAGAAGAAGGATCTGCTCCCTGTGCTCCAGAAGTGGCTGTCGGATACCAAGAGGGATGGACCCGCTCCTGAGTCGGCTTCGACCGAGACCGTCCCCGTCGAGAAAGTGGGAGAAGAGGATCTCTTCGACCTCACCGGGGCGAGAGAGGCCTTCATGGATGACATGGACGTGCTCTCGAACGTGATCGATCGGTTTTTCGAGCGACTTCCCCAGCAGTTCGGCCGGATAGAGGAAGCCCTCTCGAGGCAGGATGCCGAGACGGTGCGTACCGAGGCCCATGGGATCAAGGGGGGGAGTTGGAATCTCTCCATGAAGTTGTTGGGCGACCTTGCGGCCGAGATGGAGACGGCGGCGAAGGAGGGGGATATCTCCCGGTGCAAGCAGCTTTTTCCCCGTCTCAAACAGGGCTTCGTACGGACGAAGGAGTACGTGGAACGCAGCCTCTCCCCCCAGCACTCCTAG
- a CDS encoding DEAD/DEAH box helicase has protein sequence MQYEELGLHQYIARPLSQSGYLEPWPAFIHLMERYRERRDALFDAQYLHARVAAYVSMAYQSLLDAEHAEKKALILVPIHELENLVHHEAEVIGRYLEYRCGIAGRSEVTRAPERYQLLVGVPRTVRSMMERGQIDPASLTCLVVDEAHRMLLDDSLYEVLDLLRPHRSERLSYFFSSVVSLEMRNLAWKYADHPEEVRPRPSISILSGVEERVYHLAGHRKLKALEALLRRFPSHDTIVFTGGDEVSQQVAGALLIGGIKNYCVTGDMPRHKGFLLGEPLGASGRVVVVTSESTSRNLHVPAFSMVVNYQMPVSGDSYLYRIRFLEEGVGPLCISLVSEADAYDYLETELDMERHLPSFPLGELLEGSLRAGERRRRSGSGRKRERRRRPPGGRHPEGGQSRGGERQVRREEIVSSRPPLRGKSLEERVAYYQRKYGERF, from the coding sequence ATGCAGTACGAGGAACTGGGACTACATCAGTACATCGCGCGACCGCTCTCTCAATCCGGGTATCTCGAGCCTTGGCCGGCCTTCATCCATCTCATGGAGCGGTATCGTGAAAGGCGGGATGCCCTCTTCGACGCCCAGTATCTCCACGCCCGGGTGGCGGCCTATGTGAGCATGGCCTATCAGAGCCTCCTCGATGCAGAGCATGCGGAGAAGAAGGCGCTCATTCTGGTGCCCATCCATGAACTCGAGAACCTGGTCCATCATGAGGCGGAGGTGATCGGTCGTTACCTGGAGTACAGGTGCGGAATCGCCGGACGGAGCGAGGTGACACGGGCTCCAGAGCGGTATCAGCTCCTGGTGGGTGTTCCACGGACCGTGCGCTCCATGATGGAGCGGGGGCAGATCGATCCCGCTTCCCTCACCTGCCTCGTAGTCGATGAGGCGCACAGGATGCTCCTCGACGACAGCCTCTACGAAGTCCTCGATCTCCTTCGGCCTCACCGATCGGAGCGTCTCTCCTATTTCTTCTCTTCTGTCGTTTCTCTGGAGATGCGGAATCTCGCGTGGAAGTACGCCGATCATCCCGAGGAGGTGAGGCCGAGGCCCTCCATCTCCATCCTTTCGGGCGTGGAGGAGAGGGTCTACCATCTCGCAGGGCACAGGAAACTGAAAGCCCTCGAGGCCCTCCTCAGGCGCTTCCCCTCCCACGACACCATCGTCTTCACCGGCGGCGACGAGGTGAGCCAGCAGGTCGCTGGGGCCCTCCTCATCGGCGGCATCAAGAACTACTGCGTCACCGGCGATATGCCCCGGCACAAGGGATTCCTTCTCGGTGAACCTCTCGGGGCTTCCGGCCGGGTAGTGGTCGTGACGTCCGAGTCCACTTCCCGGAACCTTCACGTGCCCGCCTTCTCGATGGTGGTGAACTATCAGATGCCTGTCTCCGGCGACTCCTATCTTTACCGGATTCGATTTCTCGAGGAGGGGGTCGGCCCCCTCTGCATTTCTCTGGTCTCGGAGGCGGACGCCTACGACTACCTGGAGACGGAACTCGACATGGAAAGGCACCTCCCCTCCTTCCCTCTGGGGGAACTCCTGGAGGGCTCCCTGAGGGCCGGGGAGAGGCGGCGGAGAAGCGGATCCGGCAGGAAGAGAGAAAGGAGACGTCGTCCTCCTGGGGGAAGACATCCGGAAGGAGGACAGAGCAGGGGAGGGGAGAGACAGGTGAGGAGGGAAGAGATCGTCTCCTCCCGACCTCCTCTCAGGGGGAAGTCTCTCGAGGAGAGGGTTGCGTACTACCAGAGAAAGTACGGTGAGAGATTCTGA
- a CDS encoding response regulator, with amino-acid sequence MKLKGDLPVGDQAGKFEGRKPDGTPYKILIADDSIFVTKQLRQILSSAGFEVIGEANTGEEAVELYKSLHPDVDLVTLDITMPRMDGITALKKIMEFDADARVVIISALGRDDLVKTALLEGAKNFIVKPLNREKVLERILIALR; translated from the coding sequence ATGAAACTGAAAGGTGATCTCCCCGTCGGGGATCAAGCCGGAAAGTTCGAAGGGCGTAAACCGGATGGCACCCCTTATAAGATATTGATCGCGGACGATTCCATCTTCGTGACGAAACAACTGAGGCAGATCCTCTCCTCGGCGGGGTTCGAGGTGATCGGCGAGGCCAACACCGGGGAGGAGGCGGTGGAACTCTACAAGAGCCTCCATCCCGATGTGGACCTGGTGACACTCGACATTACCATGCCGAGAATGGACGGGATCACTGCTTTGAAGAAGATCATGGAATTCGACGCCGATGCACGTGTGGTGATCATAAGCGCCCTCGGGCGTGATGATCTCGTGAAGACGGCCCTCCTCGAGGGAGCGAAGAACTTCATCGTGAAACCACTCAACAGAGAGAAGGTCCTCGAACGGATTCTCATCGCCTTGAGGTAG
- a CDS encoding IS256 family transposase, with amino-acid sequence MKRGNTRTLIETQYTLSDLMKQVEDQLREEVRHTYKTYLEHLLETLREEAVGRPRYARGEAEKAPYYRYGYRKWKSVQTPWGPIEDVRVPRIRTGGGKEVKLVAYEQRLVALAEQLLLGYVGGMSARTWAILLRELGIGEAHPQTLLRLIKRLREEKEQWRRRSLRGVKALVLDGVWAKRRGRGQKKLVVLSAVGVKEDGSHELLDWVVAEQEDQASYERLLTRLYERGLHEVELVVADEAEGIRQAVETVYPEAKKQVCLWHLQGTLEQKLLQDMGERKGKNADLQKERRAFRAEYWKLFEAGGKEDAARALEAFVKKWAAKAPRMTASLLWRKDRLFSYLELPYEWKEKVRTSNLAENMFRHMRSFLRRYPGYMSRAHADEVVGLYVVGMQVIQEVGRCTPYQLQLNFNTPP; translated from the coding sequence ATGAAGCGTGGTAACACACGCACACTGATTGAGACACAGTATACCCTCTCTGATCTGATGAAACAAGTGGAAGACCAGCTACGGGAGGAGGTGCGCCACACCTACAAGACGTACCTGGAACACCTCCTTGAGACGCTGAGAGAGGAGGCAGTAGGACGACCACGATATGCACGAGGGGAGGCTGAGAAGGCACCGTACTACCGGTACGGCTACAGGAAATGGAAGAGCGTGCAGACCCCCTGGGGGCCGATCGAGGATGTACGCGTGCCCCGCATCCGCACCGGCGGGGGGAAGGAGGTGAAGCTGGTCGCCTATGAGCAGAGGCTCGTGGCCCTCGCCGAGCAGCTCCTTCTCGGGTATGTGGGAGGGATGAGCGCGCGGACGTGGGCCATCCTGTTACGGGAGCTGGGGATAGGCGAGGCTCACCCGCAGACACTCCTGCGGCTCATAAAGCGTCTTCGTGAGGAGAAGGAGCAGTGGCGGAGGAGGTCCCTTAGAGGAGTGAAGGCCCTTGTGCTGGATGGAGTGTGGGCAAAGAGGCGTGGGAGGGGTCAGAAGAAGCTGGTTGTCCTGAGTGCCGTGGGGGTGAAGGAGGACGGATCTCATGAGCTCCTCGACTGGGTCGTTGCGGAGCAGGAGGACCAGGCGAGCTACGAGCGACTCCTTACCAGGCTCTATGAGCGAGGGCTTCATGAGGTGGAGCTGGTGGTGGCCGATGAGGCTGAGGGGATCCGGCAGGCCGTGGAGACGGTGTATCCTGAGGCGAAGAAGCAGGTATGCCTCTGGCACCTGCAGGGTACGCTTGAGCAGAAGCTCCTGCAGGACATGGGGGAACGGAAGGGGAAGAACGCAGACCTCCAGAAGGAGAGGCGAGCTTTTCGAGCGGAGTACTGGAAGCTCTTTGAGGCAGGAGGGAAGGAGGACGCAGCACGTGCGTTGGAGGCATTCGTGAAGAAGTGGGCGGCGAAGGCTCCCCGGATGACGGCCTCCCTCCTGTGGCGGAAGGACCGGCTTTTCTCCTATCTGGAGTTACCCTATGAGTGGAAGGAGAAGGTGAGGACGAGCAACCTTGCGGAGAACATGTTTCGACACATGAGGAGCTTTCTGCGGAGGTATCCTGGGTATATGAGCCGTGCCCATGCGGATGAGGTGGTAGGCCTCTACGTGGTGGGCATGCAGGTGATACAAGAGGTGGGGAGATGCACCCCTTATCAACTCCAGCTCAATTTCAACACTCCCCCTTGA
- the argH gene encoding argininosuccinate lyase, whose translation MGKLWDKGYETDKVIERYTVGEDYVLDRSLLPFDCLASIAHVRMLAHVGIISDEEGRALEEALRELLSLVRAGKFEIRPEDEDGHTAIENWLVARLGEIGKKVHTGRSRNDQVLVALRLYMKDRIHLLAEALAGLIGLLLRRAEETADVPMPGRTHMQIAMPSSCGLWFAAFAEELVDVLSLLLSVHEVVDQNPLGAAASYGVPLPLDRAYTTRLLGFSRVQNNVLYANNSRGKCEAMVVDACEQVMLTLSKLAQDVILFSLPEFGYMKLPPELCTGSSIMPQKQNPDSLELLRAKAASVGAWGVQIKGIIRSLPSGYNRDFQETKGPFMRAVETTIDSVVMCTRVVEGLVLFPERMRAGFSKEIFATDEVYRLVQEGKSFRDAYREVASRLDSLPEGDPDAALRARTYPGTPGNLNLGPAKERLESLAAKAEEARRRFREALAQLETPR comes from the coding sequence ATGGGCAAGCTCTGGGACAAGGGCTACGAGACCGACAAGGTGATCGAGCGCTATACCGTGGGAGAGGACTATGTGCTGGACCGAAGCCTCCTTCCCTTCGACTGTCTTGCGAGTATCGCCCACGTGAGGATGCTTGCGCACGTGGGGATCATCTCCGACGAGGAGGGCAGGGCCCTGGAGGAGGCCCTCAGGGAGCTCCTCTCCCTGGTGAGGGCAGGGAAGTTTGAAATCAGGCCCGAAGACGAGGACGGTCACACGGCGATCGAGAACTGGCTCGTGGCCCGGCTTGGCGAGATAGGGAAGAAGGTCCACACCGGAAGGTCCCGCAACGATCAGGTGCTCGTGGCCCTGCGCCTCTACATGAAGGACAGGATACACCTCCTTGCCGAGGCCCTCGCCGGGCTCATCGGCCTTCTCCTGCGCCGGGCAGAGGAGACGGCGGACGTTCCCATGCCCGGAAGGACCCACATGCAGATCGCCATGCCCTCCTCCTGCGGCCTGTGGTTTGCCGCGTTCGCCGAGGAGCTCGTGGACGTGCTCTCGCTTCTTTTGAGCGTGCACGAGGTGGTCGATCAGAACCCCCTGGGTGCTGCGGCGAGCTATGGGGTACCGCTTCCCCTCGACAGGGCGTACACCACCAGACTCCTGGGCTTTTCCCGCGTACAGAACAATGTCCTGTACGCGAACAACTCCCGCGGCAAGTGTGAGGCCATGGTGGTGGACGCCTGCGAGCAGGTGATGCTCACCTTGAGCAAGCTGGCCCAGGATGTGATCCTCTTTTCGCTCCCCGAGTTCGGCTACATGAAGCTTCCTCCCGAGCTGTGTACCGGTTCGAGCATCATGCCGCAGAAGCAGAATCCCGACAGTCTCGAGCTTCTCAGGGCCAAGGCGGCCTCGGTGGGTGCCTGGGGCGTGCAGATCAAGGGGATCATCAGGAGCCTCCCTTCGGGCTACAACCGCGATTTCCAGGAGACTAAAGGGCCCTTCATGCGTGCGGTGGAGACCACGATCGACTCGGTGGTGATGTGCACCCGCGTGGTAGAGGGGCTTGTGCTCTTCCCTGAGCGTATGAGGGCGGGGTTCTCTAAGGAGATATTCGCCACCGATGAGGTGTACCGCCTTGTGCAGGAGGGAAAGAGCTTCAGGGATGCCTACAGGGAGGTGGCCTCCCGGCTGGATTCGCTCCCGGAAGGCGATCCCGATGCGGCGCTCAGGGCGCGAACCTATCCCGGAACTCCGGGCAATCTCAACCTCGGGCCTGCGAAGGAGCGGCTCGAGTCCCTGGCGGCAAAGGCCGAAGAGGCGAGGCGCAGGTTCAGGGAGGCGCTGGCACAGCTGGAAACGCCTCGCTAG